In Nicotiana tabacum cultivar K326 chromosome 10, ASM71507v2, whole genome shotgun sequence, the DNA window GTAAAAagtgtatttattttttaatctATAATTATCAAAAACCAAGTTGGAGGATCAATTCAAGACTTCAgttgttctttttttttgtttttttgatccATTTATACAACCCATAACTTTGCTACCTAGGGAAGTACATAACGTAGATTGAAATTTGCAATTGAAACCTTTGAAACAAAACAAACTTCTAAACTGGACCACATAGTTTTACCAAAGAACAAGATGATAGTAGTATAAAATTCGTCGACTGGACCATCGGCTATTGTTTGCAGTAGATAATGTTATAAGTTAGagcaatttatataaaatacccATTGAGCTTAAAATAATTACCCTTTTTACTTATTGAAAACCATTTAcaatatgtacatatccaattaAAACTAATTACCTAACCTACATATCCACCCATCccaacctttttttttttacccgTTTGACTTAGCTTAGCTTGATTTGGCTTGGCATGATTTGGTTTCGCTTGAATTGGCTTGACTTGAATTGGCAATTTAGTAGTTTAGCTTGACTTCATTTGGGtgggttaaaaaaaaaaatccaattctgaaaaagCATTTAATAAAGGTAACTTAGTAAACTATaccttgtatttattatttttcttataatTAATGGACGATGGAAAGAAATAAACTGATAGTTAAAATGGAACCGAGGATGAATTAAACTAATGTTTAATTAGCTTCATACATTTAAGAGTTTATATTGCATTAGCTAACTGCACTGTTTCTTACAATTTGTGCAGAGTGTCGACATGGCACTGCCTGTAAAATTCGAAGGAACAAAACGCCCCTTATTGCAGGTTTGTTTCTTTTACTCCAACCCACTTACCCAATTATTTAGCTAATTCAGTTACACAATTTTGTCGTGGTATACATTATTCTATACATTgtcaatataaaatatttttacacCATAAAAATAATTACATTCAATTGTACCtaaaaaaaattagtaaatagtaacatgaaaaataaaacaGGTTTCTTGTCACAACATATAACATACACTAACGGGTAAATATTCATTAAAGTATTGTTAGTGCATACGAGTTTAATCATTCCTACCTAATATGTTAACTCTACTATTTGGTTTCAATTTCAGTTGCTGTTGTCTCAGTGCTTCTTATGCTCTTAGGTGGATTTCTAGTCCACAGACGTTACCTCataaaaagaagaacaataaggTTACTAGTTAAGGAAAGAGAGGAAATATTAAGTGCAAATACAAGTGGAAAATCAGCTAAAGTTTTCTCAggcaaagaaatcaaaaaatcaaCCAACTATTTCGACAAGGAAAATCTTCTTGGCTCTGGTGGATTTGGTGAAGTTTTTAAAGGAACTTTAGATGATGGAACAATAGTTGCAGTTAAACGTGCAAAACCTGGAAATGCAAAAGGCACATTACAAGTCCTTAACGAGGTTCGAATTCTATGTCAAGTTAACCATCGTAGTCTTGTACGATTACTAGGTTGTTGTGTCGAGCTCGAGTTGCCTCTTTTAATTTACGAGTACATACCCAACGGGACACTTTTCGAGCACCTTCACGGGTTCCGGCTTCGTGAGTGGGCCCCACTTAGTTGGTTAAGGCGTCTCGTGATTGGTCACCAGACTGCCGATGGACTCGCGTATCTTCACTCGTCAGCCGTGCCACCAATTTATCATCGCGATGTCAAGTCAAGTAACATATTATTGGATAATAAGCTTGATGCTAAGGTTTCTGATTTTGGACTTTCAAGATTAGTCGAGTTAAGTGAAAGTGACAATACTCATATTAACACGACCGCTCAAGGCACATTGGGATATCTTGatccggaatattatttgaacCTTCAATTGACAGATAGGAGCGATGTTTATAGCTTTGGAGTCGTGTTGCTTGAACTTTTAACGTCTAAAAAGGCGATCGATTTTAACAGGGATGAGGAAGATGTGAATTTGGTTGTGTACATGAAAAGGATAATGGATCAAGAGAAATTAATGGATGTGATTGATCCTTTTATTAAAGAAGGAGCAAGTAAAGTTGAAATGGAGACAATTAAAGCTGTAGGGAATTTAGCTGCAGCTTGTTTAGATGATCGGAGGCAAAATAGGCCATCAATGAAAGAAGTAGCAGAAGAGCTTGAGTATGTTATTGGTATTGTTACTGGTCAGGCTTCTAAAAGTTAGATGGATGTAATGTTGTTATAATTAAGAGAGCATTGTCTCATCTTTGATTTTGTTCcaaaatgacttagtaaattagatgccttaattttattttattttttgttacattttGGCCCATGGGCGTTATTAGCACGACACTCTTACCCGCTGAGCTAATAGGCTGTTATGCTCAAATGACTCAAAAACattttaatattataaagaaGGCCACTCATTACTCACTATGCCCAAAACAAATTTCtttggaaataaaaaagaaaagcttTATCTGAAAGTCCATACATTAGAGTTTTGGTGATCGCGATCTATTTGGTTATCATCCCGAATTAGGACTTAGGTGGCAGAAAACAAAAAAAGCAGAATTACTTGTTTATTTGGGTTTactttaatttaaaattatttcttaTTTCATAATAATTAGTCCAAAAGCTTAATCTCTATGAAAAAAGGACGATAACTTTCCTATGTACCaacaagatgatgaagaagaagaaggcgaACAAAGTAATAAGAAATTAACAGCACCAAATTCTTAACtaacttttcttttttcaaataattatagTAAGATTGACAGCGGCAGACGCACGACGTCATTaaaaaataatactgtgtatatgtataaattgcAATTAAAGTTGCGTAAATTttctataaatattttatttgaatccACTTTACATTTACTATTTTACAATTAAAGTTATGTACTTCTAAAGTTAAACCCTTGCACAAAATCTTAGATCCGCCGCTGAAGATTGATACACAGCAATGAGACGGTGAATTGTTTTCATTGAAACATGGATAAACTGTGAGTTAACTACGACATCAAAATATTGATAATTTGAAGGTTCTACCGGTTATTTTACAACACATATCCACTTTAGACTAGTGTTATCCATTCAACATGAAGCATGGATTTTATGGGAAAGCCTATTAAAATTTCAATAAGTATTAGGTCTAAACTCATAATTTTAACAATACAATAAGTTTAATgttaaaactcttaaaatttaaacctattaaatttaaattctaaattCACCTCTACCGACATAAACCCAAATTTTAAAAACCAAGAGACCATAAGAGGAAGAGAAGTTGAATAAACCAATGACGAGGAACGCTTATGTTATTCAGTCTATtaattgttttgataatttttgcTAATTTTAGCGGCaacattcttttctttatttttttccttgGAGGACTGGTGGTGAAGGAAACTATTATTTTTCTGCAGAAAATTAGCTTCACTCTTCACTATATAACCAACaatcaacaaaaagagaaaagaaaagcaaatcaTAGTGCTCCTATTCAAAAAATATCTACTTAATTATTGATTTTCATTTTCATATATTCTATTAAAGAGTAATGTTCCATTTATGTTTCTTGAAACAACGCAAAATAAccataaatagatttttatagATTGTGTaatcaaaatatataattttttcctAAAATTTTCACTTTTCAACTCTTCAGAGGAAACCAATGCCACCtaaatttatttgaaaaatatttattcacGCTTAATATTTTCACCAAATTGCACTAGTTCATCTTAATTTAGTAATTGAGAcatcaatatatattaattaGTCATTCTTAAGTGACAAAGTGTATATAATAACACATGTTTAATGTGTTAATTGGtttaatatatatattgggtATGATAGTCTTTTATCAAATTTCATGCCCTAGGTCGCGTTTCAAACAAAAGCTACAAACTGaaacccccacccccaccccacccccaaaaCCACAAAAGAAAAACCCAAAACGAAAAAGGGCCAAAATATACCCATGTACCATTAGAAAAGGTTTGCATATATCACTCgttatactttgggttcaaatacaCCTTTGTCGTAACACTATTGATTCAAATATACCCTTCTTTCATTAAGTATATCTAAGGTGGACATTCAATCCTATGTGGCGTTGACATTTGATAAGGTAAAGCCATCATGAACAATATTGAATTTTTAGTTAGTCAACTCAAACCAAATCGAAGTATCTGAATCGTATAAGACTGTATGTTGCCTATCTGCAAATGCTCCGAGTACCTGGGtctacaaaaaaaatagtttattagTCACCCCTAATATCGCGCACACTAGTAGAACATAAAGGATTATTTAGTTTCTTAAGGAAGAAAACTTCACCTGAAATACAAGAAACTTCGCAATGTATTGAATCCAATGCGACGATGAATGGAGAAACACACATATATAAAAGACTAAACTTTGAAATATAATATTGCTTATGGTGACGGTAATGGTAGCAATGATGATGGAGGGCAAGGAAATTTTAGTggtgaaaaaaaaatagaagggaaGGGCAAAATGGATTAGGGGCACTGAAGTGGCATGTCACAtggcatccacctcatcaaatgtcAGTGTCAATTGAATCTCTACCTAGGACAAACTTAAAAaaagaggggtatatttgaaccaatcATATAACCACAAGTGTATACTTGAACATAACGTATAACAGGGGGTAGATTTAAATCTTTTTTCACAATACAAGGGTATAAAAGGGATAATAAAATAATATGTAAACAAATACTTAAAAGAAATACATATGCTAATCAAGTACAAGCCCGAAAGATGCTGTGATTCCgcaataaaaacacaaaaatagtaaaaagaaaaaaagaagtcatCTCTGTCACCTTCTTCGATCAACCGGTTGTCTCCTCCGTCGCCATCCCGAGTGTAAGTAACTGTTTCATCTATCTGGGGTTTATGCTTTCTTTAGTGGGTTTCTCtcttttctaatttttccttttagtttttCTCATTGCCCAGATGATTAATAGTTGCTTTAAGCTTTTGTTTATGACCGAATACTTCCTTTAATTTGAGCTTAAGCAACTATTCAAGCCTTATTGTTTTGCTAATTGCTTTCATTCTTTGCTTCCTACTAGCTATAACATTCTCAGCTTCTATTGTTGTTATTTCATATTCCTAAAAGATGCATCTGCTGAAACTTTGGGTTGTTCATGCAGCTAGAGACCAAAATCTTGTACCTCAAAATTAAACAGTTAATCTCTTGGAAACATGACATAACAAATTACCTTTGGTGCCGATCAATCAACTATGCCTCAGTCCCATTTTAGTAGGGGTCGGCTTTATGAATCTTCACTACTCATTCAATATTTGAATGGCTTATCTTAGTTAAAATATTTTACAACCCCCTCCTTTATCTAGCTCCGTGGCCAATCGCCACCCTAATTCTAGAAAAAATGGTTAATAGTCACATGATTGAGCATCTAACCAAAGGCGGATCCAGAATATAAGCTCTATGGGTTCAGCCTTTAAGGTTTTTAGCGTTGAACccaatgtatttttaattatgttcATATCTCTTATTTGTTGCAATTTTAGtggttttttttataaatttatgctCCGCGTCGAAAATCTGGGTTTGGATGAACCCGGTATCAATACACTACATCTGCCTCTGCGTCTAACTTAGGTTGTAAAGGGAGGCTTGCCATCAATGGGAAGCGAAATAGAGGAGAAACAAAGAGGCACTAGAGCTATGTGCTAGGGATAAAGTGACAAAAACTGCATAGTGATGGACAACGTTTGGAGCTTTATCTATGTGTAGTAGATATCTTACTGCACATGGAGAGCAGGTCTACCAGCTTAGCTTTAGtcttctcgtgtgaaacaacaATCTAATCAGATATATGAAAACGATCATCAATGCACAATCATACTCTAGGTGTATTAGTGACATTAGTTATATAGGACTAGTCACATGTTGCAAACCTTTCTTAGTTTGCCCAACCTATGTTAGAAATACACTTCATTTTTATCAGATGTATCGATGAGAATACACTTATTTTTTTATGAGTATCCATGACAACGTATATGACATGGTCAATGAAGTGGGATTGGAGGCCAAAGTTTGAACCGCAGTAGAGGCAAAAATTACTTGGTACTTATGCTGGTAGGAGCattgggaggtagcaggtactcGGTGGAATAGTCGGGTGCATCATAGCTGGCGCGAACACTACTGTATCTAGATAGATAAAAATTGAGTATAGCTGGATCGGGTACATACCCATTCCAAATTTCATACAGGAGATATGACATAGTGACCAAAATTCTGCGGTTCATTTTCATTTATCTGACTTTTTGATTGCTAGGATGTTTCGTTGCTACTTTCAGAAGCTTCAGTTTACCTCTTAATTTATTTGGTAGGAATATATTCTTTTGCTTTACTTATCTTCTGTCTTACACTTTGTCAAGTTCCATCAACACTTTCCAAAGAGCTGTCATCGAACGTTTACCCATGTTCTTGTGCTAGATCAAGGAATGTTGCTGTCAGTTTTGAATCTTTTCATTGCTTTTAATTGAATTGAATGTCCTCATAATGTGGATAATTTTTTTCATCAGACATCTCCTTAGTCCTTTTAGTACTACTCATCATGATACAACTGGTTTTTTCTGGATATTTGGTTTTTTGTGATGCAGGCAACCTTTTGTTTTTTCTGATGCAGGCAGCCTTTTGGTTTTCATTATGAAGGCACTCATCCTCGTAGGGGGTTTTGGAACAAGGCTGAGGCCGCTGACCCTCAACGTGCCAAAGCCCCTAGTTGACTTTGCTAACAAGCCCATGATACTACATCAGGTTTCGTGTTATCACCACACTCCCTTTTGTTTATGATGGATCATAATAAGTTCCTGATTCCTCTATTATTTTGTTGTTCTTTCGTACTTTTGATCTTTAGCCTCATCCACCATCCTTTGGACTAAAACACACCTTGTTTTTCTATTAAACTCGAATGTTATCTTACCATTGGTATTAGTAGTATGTTGAATCAAAACCGTTCAGTTAGTTTCTCGCTTCTTCTATTCTCCTGATGGCATACATTGTTTGATAGCTAGTTGAGTATGTATTTTGCCATGATATACAAATATAACGGACATACCTCTCCTGCCTTGGGACTGAGGCGtagttgtagttgttgttgttggtactAAAGCACCACATAAGTTTCTAATGGAAGCTTTATTATGCCTGAGTTGTTGTAAATCTAATTTTAACCAGATTGAAGCACTAAAAGCTATTGGAGTGACTGAAGTAGTTTTGGCAATTAGCTACCAGCCGAAGGTAAAGCTAAACCCCATAGTTACCAGAAAATTTAGTTCTTATAAAACTATTCAATGTTACAAGGAAAATGTCTTATCCTTTTCATTTTAGATAATGCAAAACTTCTTGAAAGAGTTCGAGAAAAAGGATATCAAGATCACTTGCTCGGAAGAGACAGAGCCTTTGGGCACAGCAGGACCACTGGCTTTAGCTCGTGATATATTGAGAGATGACTCTGATGAGCCCTTTTTCGTCCTCAATAGTGATGTTATATGTGACTACCCGTTGAAAGAAATGATTGAGTTTCACAAATCCCATGGTGGGGAAGCTTCCATTATGGTTACGAAGGTTAGAAACTCCTTGTATCTTTTACTTTTCTGTATGCATTAAAAGGAAATAATTTTGTAATGCATTTTCTCTGTTAGGTTGatgaaccatcaaaatatggtGTGGTCGTCATGGAAGAAGGGACTGGGAGAGTCGAAACGTTTGtagaaaaaccaaaaatattcGTGGGTAACAAGATCAACGCTGGAATTTACTTGTTGAACCCTTCTGTTTTGGATCGGATTGAGTTGAAGCCCACCTCAATCGAGAAGGAGGTCTTCCCCAGCATTGCAGCAGAGAAGAAGCTCCGCGCCATGGTTCTACCCGGGTTTTGGATGGACATTGGTCAGCCAAAGGATTACATTACAGGCTTGAGACTGTACCTGGATTCCTTGAGGAAAAGGTCCTCACCTGATTTGGCTGTTGGGCCACATATTCTTGGAAACGTGTTAATAGACGAGAGTGCTGTAATAGGAGATGGATGTCTTATTGGCCCAGATGTGGCGATTGGTCCCGGATGTGTTATTGAATCTGGAGTTAGGCTTTCACGTTGTACTATCATGCGTGGTGTACGGATTAAAAAGCATGCCTGCATCTCAAGTAGCATTGTTGGATGGCACTCAACTGTTGGGCGATGGGCTCGAGTAGAGAACATGACAATCTTAGGAGAAGATGTTCATGTTGGCGATGAAGTCTACAGCAATGGAGGTGTTGTTCTACCGCACAAAGAGATAAAATCCAGCATTCTGAAGCCAGAGATTGTCATGTGAACAAAAATTGATTGTATGATATggtaactttctggaaactaaagTGAAGAACACTGGTCTGTTCAAGGTTTTTCCATTTGTCAATGCGATTGGCTGCATGTTAGAATGTTGTAGAGATGATTCAGTTCTATGTTATGTATCCTTTCTTTTCATGGATTGTAATATGGAAGTACATGCCATTGAGGAAAAGATAGCTGCATTATTACTACTATCGCGAGTAGTTTACAAAATGTTGCCTATTGCCCAATTTATGTTCTTGCTAGATGACACAGAATGTAGGTTACAAGTTCGAGCTGTGAAAACAACCTTTTGCAGAAATGCAGAGTAAAACTACGGACGATAGACCTTTTGTGATCCAACCCTtctccggaccccgcgcatagcgggagcttagtgcaccgggctgcccttatTAGAAATATGTGCTTCATTCTCTGTTTAGAAAGTTAAACTGCATTGCACTCATTAAGTGGAATACCAATCGATATAAGTGGATTGTACTGTTTGTTATGATCAATTAATGAGCACAAATCAATGAGTTTATCACTTAATGCAAAGCTAACCTTAATGTTATGTGAGCAAAAGGTGAACATATAAAAGAAAGAAATGTGCTTTATCACAATGTCCAATGGCATTAAACTTCTGGTTTTCAAATGTCCAGGTAATGTATGGCTAAACTGAAACTATCAAGACCCTAGACCTGAATGCAACTGAATTGCAGCAAGTAAAAACTACAATTCAGACGTTATAATTTACACTCGAATCAAAATGGAACTCGAACGAGTTCAATTGTTAAGTGGCAGGTTTTCCAAGCAATCAACCAGTTCAGAAGAATTTCCAGTACGACCGCTAAGGAAGATACAGTGACAAGATGGTGAAACTAGATTTACAAGAGACCGGTCCTTGAAGGTCGCG includes these proteins:
- the LOC107767151 gene encoding wall-associated receptor kinase-like 20, translating into MEKTTFLIITFFVMIINTVLSYKGTMPGLICGNCGKTPVPYPLSTGPNCGDQSYKVRCSAGTLWFDTKGNSSYIITSISPQIQRMVVKTPTLYPNTCLSSDFYSEGIQLDPNLPFNITGSNTILLLNCTDNMLHLQAPINCSSTCICHPYVNKIQEWAACRRQSLCCIFRTGGSQNEYMIRLNSNGCMAYQSFVGLDTSLPVEKWPQPGLELMWQIPDPPACKNEVDCNILPFSKCLGDPKNPGKKRCVCKSGRYWDAQGYCQKCRHGTACKIRRNKTPLIAVAVVSVLLMLLGGFLVHRRYLIKRRTIRLLVKEREEILSANTSGKSAKVFSGKEIKKSTNYFDKENLLGSGGFGEVFKGTLDDGTIVAVKRAKPGNAKGTLQVLNEVRILCQVNHRSLVRLLGCCVELELPLLIYEYIPNGTLFEHLHGFRLREWAPLSWLRRLVIGHQTADGLAYLHSSAVPPIYHRDVKSSNILLDNKLDAKVSDFGLSRLVELSESDNTHINTTAQGTLGYLDPEYYLNLQLTDRSDVYSFGVVLLELLTSKKAIDFNRDEEDVNLVVYMKRIMDQEKLMDVIDPFIKEGASKVEMETIKAVGNLAAACLDDRRQNRPSMKEVAEELEYVIGIVTGQASKS
- the LOC107767148 gene encoding mannose-1-phosphate guanylyltransferase 1, producing the protein MKALILVGGFGTRLRPLTLNVPKPLVDFANKPMILHQIEALKAIGVTEVVLAISYQPKIMQNFLKEFEKKDIKITCSEETEPLGTAGPLALARDILRDDSDEPFFVLNSDVICDYPLKEMIEFHKSHGGEASIMVTKVDEPSKYGVVVMEEGTGRVETFVEKPKIFVGNKINAGIYLLNPSVLDRIELKPTSIEKEVFPSIAAEKKLRAMVLPGFWMDIGQPKDYITGLRLYLDSLRKRSSPDLAVGPHILGNVLIDESAVIGDGCLIGPDVAIGPGCVIESGVRLSRCTIMRGVRIKKHACISSSIVGWHSTVGRWARVENMTILGEDVHVGDEVYSNGGVVLPHKEIKSSILKPEIVM